Proteins from a single region of Sesamum indicum cultivar Zhongzhi No. 13 linkage group LG5, S_indicum_v1.0, whole genome shotgun sequence:
- the LOC105161762 gene encoding iron-sulfur assembly protein IscA-like 2, mitochondrial isoform X1, protein MHVLEEGRGMTTSSSSLIRRLAPYFSARLRQNSRLLSSSSALPVSQLSSLESPSSRTDAVHLTENCVRRMKELQADEGTEKLLRLSIEAGGCSGFQYNFLLDDKTNDDDRIFEQDGVRLVVDNISFDFVKGATVDYVEELIRSAFQPRFSNFAGEEVEFHEIFILLLALVNFASRTSHTVYPQGSFLHEGLHKSKCSGRLQL, encoded by the exons ATG CATGTTTTGGAGGAGGGGAGAGGCATGACGACGTCGTCCAGTTCGCTGATTCGCCGGCTCGCTCCATACTTTTCAGCTCGGCTTCGCCAGAATTCTAGGCTTCTTAGCTCGTCCTCCGCTCTCCCTGTGTCTCAGCTGTCTTCACTGGAATCTCCGTCTTCGCGGACCGACGCCGTGCATCTGACTGAAAACTGCGTTAGA AGAATGAAAGAGTTGCAAGCTGACGAGGGTACTGAGAAATTGCTGCGCTTGAGCATAGAAGCTGGTGGTTGCTCTGGATtccaatataactttttacTTGACGATAAAACCAATGATGATGACAG GATTTTTGAGCAAGATGGAGTTAGACTGGTGGTTGATAATATTTCCTTTGACTTCGTGAAAGGTGCAACTGTTGATTATGTAGAGGAGCTGATTCGTTCTGCCTTTCAG CCGcgattttctaattttgccGGGGAAGAAgttgaatttcatgaaatatttattttgctgCTTGCACTGGTCAATTTTGCATCGAGGACCTCGCATACTGTGTACCCTCAAGGAAGTTTTCTCCATGAAGGTCTCCACAAATCCAAGTGCAGTGGGCGGCTGCAGCTGTAA
- the LOC105161762 gene encoding iron-sulfur assembly protein IscA-like 2, mitochondrial isoform X4 has product MHVLEEGRGMTTSSSSLIRRLAPYFSARLRQNSRLLSSSSALPVSQLSSLESPSSRTDAVHLTENCVRRMKELQADEGTEKLLRLSIEAGGCSGFQYNFLLDDKTNDDDRIFEQDGVRLVVDNISFDFVKGATVDYVEELIRSAFQVSTNPSAVGGCSCKSSFMVK; this is encoded by the exons ATG CATGTTTTGGAGGAGGGGAGAGGCATGACGACGTCGTCCAGTTCGCTGATTCGCCGGCTCGCTCCATACTTTTCAGCTCGGCTTCGCCAGAATTCTAGGCTTCTTAGCTCGTCCTCCGCTCTCCCTGTGTCTCAGCTGTCTTCACTGGAATCTCCGTCTTCGCGGACCGACGCCGTGCATCTGACTGAAAACTGCGTTAGA AGAATGAAAGAGTTGCAAGCTGACGAGGGTACTGAGAAATTGCTGCGCTTGAGCATAGAAGCTGGTGGTTGCTCTGGATtccaatataactttttacTTGACGATAAAACCAATGATGATGACAG GATTTTTGAGCAAGATGGAGTTAGACTGGTGGTTGATAATATTTCCTTTGACTTCGTGAAAGGTGCAACTGTTGATTATGTAGAGGAGCTGATTCGTTCTGCCTTTCAG GTCTCCACAAATCCAAGTGCAGTGGGCGGCTGCAGCTGTAAAAGTTCCTTCATGGTGAAATAG
- the LOC105161762 gene encoding iron-sulfur assembly protein IscA-like 2, mitochondrial isoform X3 translates to MHVLEEGRGMTTSSSSLIRRLAPYFSARLRQNSRLLSSSSALPVSQLSSLESPSSRTDAVHLTENCVRRMKELQADEGTEKLLRLSIEAGGCSGFQYNFLLDDKTNDDDRIFEQDGVRLVVDNISFDFVKGATVDYVEELIRSAFQELIKLPSTLKSGGADALLVLIIQEYEQCQISDNHFVLNQLVLY, encoded by the exons ATG CATGTTTTGGAGGAGGGGAGAGGCATGACGACGTCGTCCAGTTCGCTGATTCGCCGGCTCGCTCCATACTTTTCAGCTCGGCTTCGCCAGAATTCTAGGCTTCTTAGCTCGTCCTCCGCTCTCCCTGTGTCTCAGCTGTCTTCACTGGAATCTCCGTCTTCGCGGACCGACGCCGTGCATCTGACTGAAAACTGCGTTAGA AGAATGAAAGAGTTGCAAGCTGACGAGGGTACTGAGAAATTGCTGCGCTTGAGCATAGAAGCTGGTGGTTGCTCTGGATtccaatataactttttacTTGACGATAAAACCAATGATGATGACAG GATTTTTGAGCAAGATGGAGTTAGACTGGTGGTTGATAATATTTCCTTTGACTTCGTGAAAGGTGCAACTGTTGATTATGTAGAGGAGCTGATTCGTTCTGCCTTTCAG GAACTGATAAAACTCCCATCAACCTTAAAGAGTGGTGGAGCTGATGCCTTGCTGGTACTCATAATACAAGAATATGAGCAATGTCAAATATCAGACAACCATTTTGTATTGAATCAATTGGTCCTGTATTGA
- the LOC105161762 gene encoding iron-sulfur assembly protein IscA-like 2, mitochondrial isoform X2: MTTSSSSLIRRLAPYFSARLRQNSRLLSSSSALPVSQLSSLESPSSRTDAVHLTENCVRRMKELQADEGTEKLLRLSIEAGGCSGFQYNFLLDDKTNDDDRIFEQDGVRLVVDNISFDFVKGATVDYVEELIRSAFQPRFSNFAGEEVEFHEIFILLLALVNFASRTSHTVYPQGSFLHEGLHKSKCSGRLQL; encoded by the exons ATGACGACGTCGTCCAGTTCGCTGATTCGCCGGCTCGCTCCATACTTTTCAGCTCGGCTTCGCCAGAATTCTAGGCTTCTTAGCTCGTCCTCCGCTCTCCCTGTGTCTCAGCTGTCTTCACTGGAATCTCCGTCTTCGCGGACCGACGCCGTGCATCTGACTGAAAACTGCGTTAGA AGAATGAAAGAGTTGCAAGCTGACGAGGGTACTGAGAAATTGCTGCGCTTGAGCATAGAAGCTGGTGGTTGCTCTGGATtccaatataactttttacTTGACGATAAAACCAATGATGATGACAG GATTTTTGAGCAAGATGGAGTTAGACTGGTGGTTGATAATATTTCCTTTGACTTCGTGAAAGGTGCAACTGTTGATTATGTAGAGGAGCTGATTCGTTCTGCCTTTCAG CCGcgattttctaattttgccGGGGAAGAAgttgaatttcatgaaatatttattttgctgCTTGCACTGGTCAATTTTGCATCGAGGACCTCGCATACTGTGTACCCTCAAGGAAGTTTTCTCCATGAAGGTCTCCACAAATCCAAGTGCAGTGGGCGGCTGCAGCTGTAA